The following proteins come from a genomic window of Pseudomonas sp. Z8(2022):
- a CDS encoding L-lactate permease: MSNGILALLAFSPILLAAILLIGLRWPAKHAMPLVYLLTAAVGLFAWDMTLNRVLASTLQGLLITLGLLWIIFGAILLLNTLKHSGGITAIRAGFTTITPDRRIQAIIIGWLFGCFIEGASGFGTPAAIAAPLLVAIGFPAMAAVLMGMLVQSTPVSFGAVGTPIIVGINTGLDTATIGAQLVEQGSSWAQFMQLITSEVAIIHAIVGVVMPTIMAMMLTRFFGQEKSWKAGLEVLPFAIFAGLAFVVPYVFTGLFLGPEFPSLLGGLIGLAIVTSAARFGFLVPKKTWDFAPADKWPSEWLGTVEMKLDELTAKPMSALRAWLPYVLVGALLVVSRVFPEVGNALKAVVVNFPDLLGEAGVSANFQPLYLPGGILIAVVLATFFLHGMKARDLGKAVKESSSVLLSAGFVLLFTVPMVRILINSGVNGAELASMPILMAHWVADSVGGIYPLLAPSIGALGAFIAGSNTVSNMMFSQFQFGVASSLGISSALVVAVQAVGAAAGNMVAIHNVVAASATVGLLGREGSTLRKTIWPTLYYVLFTGIIAMIAIYVLGVSDPLVH, encoded by the coding sequence ATGTCCAACGGAATTCTCGCCCTGCTGGCGTTCTCGCCAATCCTGCTGGCTGCCATCCTGCTGATCGGTCTGCGCTGGCCGGCCAAGCACGCCATGCCGCTTGTCTACCTGCTTACTGCCGCAGTCGGCCTGTTCGCCTGGGACATGACCCTGAACCGGGTTCTCGCCTCCACCCTGCAGGGTCTGCTGATCACCCTGGGTCTGCTGTGGATCATCTTCGGTGCGATCCTGCTGCTGAATACCCTCAAGCACTCCGGCGGCATCACCGCGATTCGCGCCGGCTTCACCACCATCACCCCTGATCGCCGCATCCAGGCCATCATCATCGGCTGGCTGTTCGGCTGCTTCATCGAGGGCGCCTCGGGCTTCGGTACTCCGGCGGCCATCGCCGCGCCGCTGCTGGTTGCCATCGGCTTCCCGGCCATGGCCGCCGTGCTGATGGGCATGCTGGTACAGAGCACGCCAGTATCCTTCGGCGCCGTCGGCACGCCAATCATCGTCGGTATCAACACCGGCCTGGACACCGCCACCATCGGTGCACAACTGGTGGAACAGGGCTCGTCCTGGGCGCAGTTCATGCAACTGATCACCAGTGAAGTGGCGATCATCCACGCCATCGTGGGCGTGGTCATGCCAACCATCATGGCGATGATGCTGACCCGCTTCTTCGGTCAGGAGAAAAGCTGGAAAGCCGGCCTGGAAGTGCTGCCGTTCGCCATCTTCGCCGGCCTGGCCTTCGTCGTGCCGTACGTTTTCACCGGCCTATTCCTCGGTCCGGAATTCCCGTCGCTGCTGGGCGGGCTGATCGGCCTGGCGATCGTCACCAGCGCCGCACGCTTCGGCTTCCTGGTGCCGAAGAAGACCTGGGACTTCGCACCAGCCGACAAGTGGCCGAGCGAGTGGCTGGGCACCGTCGAGATGAAACTGGACGAGCTGACCGCCAAGCCGATGAGCGCACTGCGCGCCTGGCTGCCCTACGTACTGGTCGGCGCCCTGCTGGTTGTCAGCCGCGTCTTCCCGGAGGTCGGCAACGCCCTGAAAGCGGTAGTGGTGAACTTCCCCGACCTGCTCGGCGAAGCCGGCGTCAGCGCCAACTTCCAGCCGCTCTATCTGCCCGGCGGTATTCTCATCGCCGTGGTCCTGGCCACGTTCTTCCTGCATGGCATGAAGGCTCGTGATCTGGGCAAGGCGGTCAAGGAATCCTCCAGCGTACTGCTCAGTGCCGGCTTCGTACTTCTATTCACCGTGCCGATGGTGCGCATCCTGATCAACTCCGGCGTCAACGGTGCCGAGCTGGCCAGCATGCCGATCCTCATGGCCCACTGGGTGGCCGACAGTGTCGGCGGGATCTACCCGCTGCTGGCGCCGAGCATCGGTGCGCTGGGAGCCTTCATCGCCGGTTCCAACACCGTCAGCAACATGATGTTCAGCCAGTTCCAGTTCGGCGTCGCCAGCAGCCTGGGTATCTCCAGCGCGCTGGTCGTCGCGGTTCAGGCCGTGGGCGCTGCAGCCGGCAACATGGTGGCGATCCACAATGTGGTCGCCGCTTCGGCTACCGTTGGCCTGCTCGGCCGCGAAGGCAGTACCCTGCGCAAGACCATCTGGCCGACGCTGTACTACGTGCTGTTCACCGGAATCATCGCAATGATCGCGATCTATGTGCTGGGAGTCAGCGACCCGCTGGTGCACTGA
- a CDS encoding FCD domain-containing protein, with translation MEVGLVRQRRLSDDIVAQLETMILEGTLRAGERLPAERALAEQFGVSRPSLREAIQKLVAKGLLISRQGGGNYVAETLGSTFSDPLLQLLENKEDAQRDLLEFRHTLEGSCAYYAARRATEIDRQRLTEAFEALQDCYARAGKVTRAEEGAADARFHLAIAEASHNAVLLHTIRGLFDLLKRNVVTNIGGMYAQREETRDMLIRQHRALYEAIIEGRAEDARELSQQHIDYVQEVLSEVQLEAQRLARAQRRQSL, from the coding sequence ATGGAAGTAGGTCTGGTGCGGCAGCGTCGTCTCTCGGATGACATCGTCGCGCAACTGGAAACCATGATTCTCGAGGGCACCTTGCGTGCCGGTGAGAGGCTACCCGCCGAGCGGGCGCTGGCGGAGCAGTTCGGTGTTTCCCGTCCGTCCCTTCGTGAAGCCATCCAGAAACTGGTGGCCAAGGGGCTGCTGATCAGCCGCCAGGGTGGCGGCAACTATGTGGCCGAAACACTTGGCTCGACCTTCAGTGACCCGTTGCTGCAGTTGCTGGAGAACAAGGAGGATGCGCAGCGCGATCTGCTGGAGTTTCGCCATACGCTGGAAGGCTCCTGCGCCTACTACGCGGCCCGGCGCGCGACCGAAATCGACCGGCAGCGCCTGACCGAAGCGTTCGAGGCCCTGCAGGATTGCTATGCGCGGGCCGGCAAGGTGACGCGCGCGGAGGAGGGCGCAGCCGATGCACGCTTCCATCTGGCGATCGCAGAGGCCAGCCACAATGCCGTGCTGCTGCACACCATTCGCGGCCTCTTCGACCTGCTCAAGCGCAACGTGGTGACCAACATCGGCGGCATGTATGCCCAGCGTGAAGAGACGCGCGACATGCTGATCCGTCAGCACCGCGCGCTCTACGAGGCGATCATCGAGGGGCGTGCCGAGGACGCCCGCGAGTTGTCCCAGCAGCACATCGACTACGTGCAGGAAGTGCTCTCGGAAGTACAGCTGGAAGCGCAGCGGCTGGCCCGGGCTCAACGCCGGCAGAGTCTTTGA
- the smpB gene encoding SsrA-binding protein SmpB, translating to MAKQKKHPQGTIALNKKALHDYFVEQKFEAGVALAGWEVKSLRAGKAQLVDSYVLLKDGEAWLMGAHITPLKTASTHVIADPTRTRKLLLNRRELDKLFGAVQQKGYTCVALSLYWKQHLVKCEIALAKGKKDFDKRHVEKERDANREVQRAMRSKGKDD from the coding sequence ATGGCTAAGCAAAAGAAACATCCTCAAGGCACCATCGCGCTGAACAAAAAAGCGCTGCACGATTACTTCGTCGAACAGAAGTTCGAGGCGGGCGTCGCCCTGGCCGGCTGGGAAGTTAAGAGCCTGCGCGCCGGCAAGGCCCAACTGGTCGACAGCTACGTGCTGCTCAAGGACGGCGAGGCCTGGCTGATGGGGGCGCATATCACCCCGTTGAAGACCGCCAGCACCCACGTCATCGCCGACCCGACCCGTACACGCAAGCTGCTGCTGAACCGGCGAGAGCTGGACAAGCTGTTCGGCGCCGTGCAGCAGAAGGGGTATACCTGCGTGGCGTTGTCGCTGTACTGGAAGCAGCACCTGGTCAAGTGCGAGATCGCCCTGGCCAAGGGCAAGAAGGACTTCGACAAGCGTCACGTCGAAAAAGAGCGCGACGCCAACCGCGAAGTGCAGCGCGCCATGCGCAGCAAGGGCAAGGACGACTGA
- a CDS encoding sodium-dependent transporter, with product MASDKVSIHGAWASRWVFILAATGSAVGLGNIWKFPYMTGVYGGGAFVVMYLFCIALVGLPIMLAETLIGRRGRQSPVNAMRSLAIEAGASRHWSLAALVGMVAALLILSFYSVVAGWSLEYILGMGRGDFAGVSADGAGAAFGGLTSDPWRLTLWHSLFMLGTAFVIAKGVVAGLERSLRIMMPLLFALLLVLLGYSFTTGHFREGFDFLFHFDPSKVQDGILAAMGHAFFTLSVGVGAIMVYGAYMPKKASIGATVLTVGLLDTLVALTAGLALFPIVFAAGLEPGGGPGLMFVTLPIAFGNIAFGQVMGLIFFVLVAIAAWSSSISMLEPAVAYFVEKTGRSRTQVTAVLTLFCWLVGMGTVLSFNLWAQAKFFVLADDGFHLLQWGAEGGKTFFDSIDYLTSRIMLPLGGLSFALFAGWVLSREVVREELAFRSPLLFNLSLWLIRVVAPIGVLIVFIAELSK from the coding sequence ATGGCGAGCGACAAAGTTTCAATTCACGGTGCCTGGGCCAGTCGCTGGGTGTTCATTCTGGCAGCCACCGGTTCTGCAGTAGGGCTCGGCAACATCTGGAAGTTCCCGTACATGACGGGGGTCTACGGCGGCGGTGCATTCGTCGTGATGTACCTGTTCTGTATTGCCCTGGTGGGGCTGCCGATCATGCTGGCGGAGACCCTGATCGGGCGTCGCGGCCGGCAGAGCCCGGTCAACGCGATGAGGAGTCTGGCGATCGAAGCCGGCGCCTCCAGGCACTGGTCGCTGGCTGCACTGGTGGGGATGGTTGCTGCTCTGCTGATCCTGTCCTTTTACAGTGTGGTGGCCGGCTGGTCGCTTGAGTACATCCTTGGCATGGGGCGTGGCGATTTTGCCGGTGTCAGTGCCGATGGAGCCGGCGCGGCGTTTGGCGGGCTGACCTCCGACCCGTGGCGCCTGACCCTGTGGCACAGCCTGTTCATGCTGGGCACCGCATTCGTCATTGCCAAGGGTGTGGTGGCCGGGCTGGAGCGCAGTCTGCGCATCATGATGCCGCTGTTGTTCGCGCTGCTGCTGGTATTGCTGGGCTACAGCTTTACCACCGGGCATTTCCGAGAAGGTTTCGACTTCCTCTTCCATTTCGATCCGAGCAAGGTGCAGGACGGCATTCTCGCGGCGATGGGGCATGCCTTCTTTACCCTGAGTGTCGGGGTCGGCGCGATCATGGTCTACGGGGCTTATATGCCGAAGAAGGCTTCGATTGGTGCCACGGTCCTGACGGTCGGGCTGCTGGACACGCTGGTAGCGCTGACTGCCGGTCTGGCGCTGTTCCCCATCGTGTTTGCGGCTGGTCTGGAGCCCGGGGGCGGCCCGGGGTTGATGTTCGTCACGCTGCCGATCGCCTTCGGCAATATCGCCTTCGGTCAGGTGATGGGGCTGATCTTCTTCGTGCTGGTCGCCATCGCTGCCTGGAGTTCGTCGATCTCCATGCTCGAACCCGCCGTCGCCTACTTCGTCGAGAAGACCGGGCGCAGTCGTACCCAGGTAACCGCCGTGCTGACACTGTTCTGCTGGCTGGTCGGTATGGGGACGGTGCTGTCGTTCAATCTCTGGGCGCAGGCCAAGTTCTTCGTTCTCGCCGATGACGGCTTCCACCTGCTGCAGTGGGGCGCCGAGGGTGGCAAGACCTTCTTCGACAGCATCGATTACCTCACCAGCCGCATTATGCTGCCGTTGGGCGGGTTGTCCTTCGCCCTGTTCGCCGGCTGGGTGCTGAGTCGCGAGGTCGTGCGCGAAGAGTTGGCCTTCAGGAGCCCGCTGCTGTTCAATCTGTCTCTCTGGCTGATTCGCGTCGTGGCGCCAATCGGCGTGCTGATCGTGTTTATCGCGGAGCTGAGCAAGTAA
- a CDS encoding type II toxin-antitoxin system RatA family toxin — MTTRIQRSALLPYPAQALYDLVNDVASYPQFLPWCSASEVLEVSETHMLASLEVAKGGIGQRFVTRNALLPTQRIEMNLQEGPFTSLNGVWEFKALGEKACKISLDLTFDYAGPLVRATLGPLFNQAANTMVDAFCQRAKQLYG, encoded by the coding sequence ATGACTACTCGAATCCAGCGCTCGGCGTTGCTGCCTTATCCGGCGCAGGCGCTGTATGACCTCGTTAACGATGTGGCCAGCTACCCGCAGTTTCTGCCCTGGTGCAGTGCCAGTGAAGTGCTGGAAGTCAGCGAGACGCACATGCTGGCCAGTCTCGAAGTGGCCAAGGGTGGCATCGGCCAGCGCTTCGTCACGCGCAACGCGTTGCTGCCCACGCAGCGAATCGAAATGAATCTGCAGGAGGGGCCGTTCACCAGCCTCAACGGTGTCTGGGAGTTCAAGGCGCTGGGCGAAAAGGCCTGCAAGATCAGCCTGGATTTGACCTTCGACTATGCCGGGCCGCTGGTACGCGCCACGCTGGGGCCCTTGTTCAACCAGGCGGCCAACACCATGGTCGATGCCTTCTGTCAGCGAGCCAAGCAACTGTATGGATAA
- a CDS encoding RnfH family protein yields the protein MDKPSIAIEVVYALAERQKLLRLSVPVGTTVREAALRSGMQQFFPELDLNHAPLGIFGKAVSKPEERVLEEGERVEIYRPLIADPKEVRKQRAAKAKAREGEESG from the coding sequence ATGGATAAGCCGAGCATCGCCATCGAAGTGGTCTATGCCCTCGCCGAGCGGCAGAAGCTCCTGCGTCTGTCGGTGCCGGTCGGCACCACGGTGCGCGAGGCGGCATTGCGCTCGGGTATGCAGCAGTTCTTTCCGGAGCTCGATCTGAATCACGCGCCGCTGGGCATTTTCGGCAAGGCGGTGAGCAAGCCGGAAGAGCGTGTGCTGGAGGAGGGCGAACGGGTCGAGATCTATCGCCCGCTGATTGCCGACCCGAAAGAAGTACGCAAGCAGCGCGCTGCCAAGGCCAAGGCACGAGAGGGCGAAGAGTCGGGCTGA